One Kogia breviceps isolate mKogBre1 unplaced genomic scaffold, mKogBre1 haplotype 1 scaffold_338, whole genome shotgun sequence genomic window carries:
- the LOC131749704 gene encoding 60S ribosome subunit biogenesis protein NIP7 homolog isoform X1 — MRPLTEEETRVMFEKIAKYIGENLQLLVDRPDGTYCFRLHNDRVYYVSEKILKLAANISGDKLVSLGTCFGKFTKTHKFRLHITALDYLAPYAKYKVWIKPGAEQSFLYGNHVLKSGLGRITENTSQYQGVVVYSMADIPLGFGVAAKSTQDCRKVDPMAIVVFHQADIGEYVRHEETLT; from the exons ATGCGGCCTCTGACTGAAGAGGAGACGCGAGTAATGTTTGAGAAGATAGCAAAATA CATCGGGGAGAATCTGCAGCTGCTGGTCGACAGGCCCGACGGCACCTACTGTTTCAGGCTGCACAACGACCGAGTCTACTACGTGAG TGAGAAGATTTTGAAGTTGGCCGCCAACATCTCCGGTGACAAGCTGGTGTCGCTGGGGACGTGCTTCGGAAAATTCACGAAGACCCACAAGTTTCGGTTGCACATCACGGCTCTGGATTACCTCGCACCGTACGCCAAG TATAAAGTGTGGATAAAACCTGGAGCAGAGCAATCCTTCCTGTATGGGAACCATGTGCTGAAATCTGGACTTGGTCGAATCACTGAAAATACTTCTCAGTACCAGGGAGTCGTGGTTTACTCCATGGCAGACATCCCTTTG GGTTTTGGGGTGGCAGCAAAGTCTACACAAGACTGCAGGAAAGTAGACCCCATGGCGATTGTGGTATTTCATCAAGCAGACATTGGGGAATATGTGCGGCATGAAGAGACATTGACTTAA
- the LOC131749704 gene encoding 60S ribosome subunit biogenesis protein NIP7 homolog isoform X2 yields MRPLTEEETRVMFEKIAKYIGENLQLLVDRPDGTYCFRLHNDRVYYVSEKILKLAANISGDKLVSLGTCFGKFTKTHKFRLHITALDYLAPYAKYKVWIKPGAEQSFLYGNHVLKSGLGRITENTSQYQGVVVYSMADIPLTSIRTY; encoded by the exons ATGCGGCCTCTGACTGAAGAGGAGACGCGAGTAATGTTTGAGAAGATAGCAAAATA CATCGGGGAGAATCTGCAGCTGCTGGTCGACAGGCCCGACGGCACCTACTGTTTCAGGCTGCACAACGACCGAGTCTACTACGTGAG TGAGAAGATTTTGAAGTTGGCCGCCAACATCTCCGGTGACAAGCTGGTGTCGCTGGGGACGTGCTTCGGAAAATTCACGAAGACCCACAAGTTTCGGTTGCACATCACGGCTCTGGATTACCTCGCACCGTACGCCAAG TATAAAGTGTGGATAAAACCTGGAGCAGAGCAATCCTTCCTGTATGGGAACCATGTGCTGAAATCTGGACTTGGTCGAATCACTGAAAATACTTCTCAGTACCAGGGAGTCGTGGTTTACTCCATGGCAGACATCCCTTTG ACCTCAATACGTACTTATTGA
- the TMED6 gene encoding transmembrane emp24 domain-containing protein 6, producing MCGPETGLCVTCRVNDYPSSCLNCLVPLGYCKQLEQSPESSMFSLLFGVGLVVLNLGSSARSQKTEPLSGSGEQPLFRGAYRYDFAVMIPPGGTECFWQFAHQTGYFYFSYEVQRTLGMSHDRHVAATAHTPQGFLIDTSKNVRGQINFSTQETGFYQLCVKNQQNRFGSVQVYLNFGVFYEGPEMDHKEKKERKQLNDTLDAIEKSTRKLQNNIFHMWRYYNFARMRKTADSFLLQSNYNYVNWWSTAQSLVIILSGILQLYFLKRLFNIPMTTDTKKPRC from the exons ATGTGTGGCCCTGAGACTGGCCTATGTGTGACTTGCAGAGTTAATGATTATCCCAGCAGTTGTCTAAACTGCTTGGTTCCACTGGGCTACTGCAAGCAGTTAGAGCAGTCTCCAGAGAGCAGCATGTTCTCCTTGCTCTTTGGGGTTGGACTGGTGGTTCTGAACCTAGGGAGCTCTGCAAGGAGCCAGAAGACAGAACCTCTTAGTGGCTCTGGGGAGCAGCCCCTCTTCCGTGGTGCGTATCGATATGACTTTGCCGTCATGATCCCTCCAGGAGGCACAGAATGCTTTTGGCAATTTGCCCACCAAACTGGATACTTCTATTTCAGTTATGAG GTTCAGCGGACACTGGGAATGTCACATGACCGGCATGTTGCTGCCACTGCACATACCCCACAGGGTTTCCTTATAGACACCTCTAAGAATGTTCGGGGCCAGATTAACTTCTCTACCCAAGAGACAG GTTTTTATCAGCTTTGTGTAAAAAATCAGCAAAATCGCTTTGGTTCTGTGCAAGTATACCTCAATTTTGGAGTCTTCTATGAGGGGCCTGAGATGGAccacaaagagaagaaagaaagaaaacaactgaaTGATACTTTGGATGCAATTGAG AAAAGTACACGAAAGCTGCAGAACAATATCTTTCACATGTGGCGATACTACAACTTCGCTCGCATGAGAAAAACGGCTGACTCTTTCCTACTCCAGTCAAACTATAACTATGTGAATTGGTGGTCGACAGCCCAGAGCCTTGTTATTATTCTTTCTGGGATCCTGCAGCTGTATTTCTTGAAGCGTCTCTTCAACATCCCAATGACTACAGACACAAAGAAGCCAAGATGCTAA